CGTGACCGAGGCGCTGAGCCGGGGCGTCAACGTCGCGCCGCCGCCCATCGACCTGACCGTCGCCCGGATCGCCGCGGAGGTGCTGGGCGTCCACCTGACCTTCGACACCAAGGAGAAGGACTGACCGTCTCCTCGCCCTGGCGCCCTTGGCCTCGGTCACTTCGTCGCGGTGGGCGCGCGGGCGGTTGCCTGACGCGCCGGCATCTCCTAGCGTTGGTTGGTGGAGACAACAATAAGCAGGGTGCGTTCGATGGACGAGGTCAAGGCGGGTTCCGGGGCCGGGGCGGAGGAGAAGCCGCGGAAGAAGCGCAAGGCGCTGAAGCTGAAGGATCTCGGCCTCGGCGTTCCGGCCACCGGCGGCGAGGTGCTGCGCGACGCCAAGGAGGTCGCGGCCATCGAATCCCACTGGCGCGACCTGGGCGGCGGCAAGCCGGCGAAGGGCGGCAAGAAGGTCAAGTACATCGACGAACTGGCCCGCCTGCAGTTCGAGCTGATCAAGCTGCAGGAATGGGTGCGGGTCAACGGGCTGAAGGTCTGCGTGCTGTTCGAGGGGCGGGACGCCGCCGGCAAGGGCGGCGTCATCAAGCGCATCACCGAAAGCCTCAACCCCCGCGTCTGCCGGATCGTGGCGCTCGGCACGCCGACCGAGAAGGAGCGCGGCCAGTGGTACTTCCAGCGCTACGTGGCGCAGCTTCCCGCCAAGGGTGAGATCGTCCTGTTCGACCGCAGCTGGTACAACCGCGCCGGCGTCGAGCATGTCATGGGCTTCTGCACCGACGCGGAGTACCAGGAGTTCCTGCGCGCCTGCCCGCTGTTCGAGGAGATGCTGGTCCAGTCCGGGATCATCCTGGTCAAGTATTGGTTCTCGGTCAGCGACGAGGAGCAGGAGAAGCGCTTCACCGAGCGGATGCGCAACCCGATCAAGCGCTGGAAGCTCAGCCCGATGGACCTCGAATCGCGCAAGCACTGGGTCGAGTACTCCAAGGCCAAGGACGCCATGCTGGAGCACACCGACAAGAAGCTGACGCCCTGGTACATCGTCGACGCCGACGACAAGAAGAAGGCGCGGCTGAACTGCATCCACCATCTGCTCCAGCAGATCCCCTACCAGGACATCGCCCCGGTCGAGTTGGACCTGCCGCCGCGGCAGAGCGACGACGGTTACAAGCGGCCGAAGAAGTCGAAGCAGAACTGGGTGCCGGAGGTGTACTGAGCGCCGACCTCGGACGGGCGGTCAGTCCCGCCCGTAGAGGCTGCGTTCGCCCAGCTCCTCGCCGCGCTGCCGCTCCAGCTCCTGGCTGTAGCGGCGCAGGGCGTAGGCCTCGGTGACGTAGCCGACGATCCGCCGGTCGGTGGGCGAGGCCAGGACCGGCAGCGCCTCCACCTCGGCGCTGCAGAAGCGCTGGAGCACGCTGCGCACGTCCTCGCCGGGCCGCAGGAAGTCGTCGGCGTGCTTGGCCAGTTCGCCGACCGGCGTCTTCGCGTCCTCCTCGCCCAGCGACGGGTCGTGCACGGCGCCCATGTCGATGATGCCGGCGTAGGACCCGTCCGGCTCCACCGCGAAGACGGTCTTGGCGGCGCCCAGCGGATGCAGGCGGCGCAGCGTGTCCAGCGTCTGGGTGGTCAGGATCGTTTTCACGTCGCCGCGCATCAGCCGCATCGCCGTCAGCTCTGACACCCAGCCGACGTCGTAGGCGCCGCGGATCGGCACGCCGCGCAGGTGGAAGCGCCACGTCGCGAAGGAATAGCCGAAGGCCTGCCGGACCACGGTGGTCGACACCACGACGCCGATCAGCACGCCGGACGCCGCCCAGAAATCCTGCGTCGCCTCCAGCACCAGGAGCACCATGGTGACCGGCGCGCCGATGATGCCGGCGGCCACCGCGCCCATGCCGGCCAGCACCAGCAGCATCCGGTCGAGCCCCAGCCCCGGCACCAGCAGCTCGATCACCCCATAGGCCAGCCCGCCGAACAGCCCGCCGAGCAGCAGCGAGGCGCTGAACAGCCCGCCGCGGAATCCAGAGCCGAGCGACAGGGCCGACGCGACGATCTTGGCGACCAGCAGGACCGCCATGGCCTCCAACCCGCGGGCCAGCTGCGAGGGGTCGGCGCCGGGTCCGGCCCCCAGCACCTGCGGCACCGCCAGAGCCAGCGCGCCCAGGGCAAGCCCGCCGAGCGCCGGGCGCCCCCAGACGGGAATGGGCAGCGCGCGGAAGCCGCGCTCGGCCACCGTCACCGCCTGCATGGCGAGGATGCTGAGCCAGCCGGCCAGGAAACCGAGGACCCCGCAGGCCACATAGTCCCAACCCTCCACCGCCACCGGACGGCCGAAGAACAGGACCGGGGACGGGTCGGTCAGCCAGTGCGCCACCGCCACCGCGGCGACCGACGCCGCCCCGATCGGGGCCAGCGTGGCGATGGTGTAGCCGCCCATGACCAGCTCGAAGGCGTAGAAGGCGCCGGCCAGCGGCGCGCCGTAGGCGGCGGAGATGGCCGCCGCCGCCCCACAGCCGACCAGCGTGCGCAAATCCGCCCGCCGCAGATGGAGCTTCTGACCGAGAGTCGAGGCGATGCCCGCCCCCGCCTGGGTGTAGGCCGCCTCCATCCCCACCGACGCGCCGGAGCCGTTGGACAGCAGGGTCGCCAGGGTCAAGCGCAGGCTGTCGATCAGGGACATCTTGCCGCCGTAGAGCGCGTTCGCCTCGACCGGATCGACGATGTCGTTGGACCGCCAGCGCCGCACCAGCTTCACCATCACGCCGAGCAGCAGGCCGCCGATGGCCGGAACCAGCAGGGTCCGCCAGGGGTCGGCCAGGGCGGCCTCGCCCAGATCCTGCCCGTGGGCCACCGAGAAGACGAAGGACTGCGTCCAGACCACGGCCTCGTGCAGCATGGCCACGGCCAGCCCGACCCCGGCGCCGATCGCCCCGGCGAGCATCAGGACGCCCAGCACGCTGTCGCGCAGGCTCCGCCGTGTCAGCACCCTGAGGAACCGCCGGCCGGGGTTGCGTGCTCTTGTCAGGGCGCCGGCCGCGTCCCCCGCGGCGCCCCGGATTCCCGTCATGTCGTCCGGCATGCCGGTCAATGTGTGCCCTGCCTCCGCGCCGTCAACCGCGGAGCGCGGACCTACCCCCTTAGGGCTTGCCCGTCTGCGCCGGCGCCGGAGAGGCGGGCGCCTGGGCGGACGGCTGGGCGGCAGACGGCTGGGCGGCAGACGGCTGGGCGGCAGACGGCTGGGCGGAGGGCGGGTTGACGGCGAGGCGCCGCAGCACCTCCGCCAGATTGTCGCGCACCTTGTCGGCCAGCCCGATGTCGGCCTCCTGCGCCTCGTGGAACAGGATCGTGAACAGGCGGCCCGGCGACAGGAAGAAGGTCAGCGAGACGTGCATCTTGCCCTCCTTCAGCGCGCAATCCACCGATCCGGTGCGCAGCATCAGGCCGGGCAGGTCCTCGACGGCGCTCAGCGACGCGGTCGGCGTGCCGCCCTCGCAACGCTTCTTCATCGCGTCGACGTAGCCGGCGGACAGATCCTCCAGCTTGGAGCCCTCCTCGACCATCCGCTCGCGGATGCCGCCGACGATCGGGCCGATGCGCCAGGCCATGTCGGCGGGCCGCTCGCCCTTCGGCACATTCTCCAGCGACACGCGCTTGACGTCGCGCACGCCGGCCGCCTTCAGCAGGTCGGCCAGCCCTTCCGGCAGCTCGTCGGGGCGGGTCGCGACCTTCTTGGTGCGGGTGTCGATGGGCGGAACGGCGCCGGCCTTGTCCACGCAGGTCTTCAGGTCGGTGAGCACCTTCTTGGTGCCCTTCAGCGCGAAGGCCATGCGGTCGGCGTCGGAGGCGAAGACCACCTCCTTGCCGTTCATCAGGGCGGTGTAGAGTTCCTCGTCCTTGCCGTTGGGGATGACCAGCATGTCCGGCTTGGGCGCCAGCGCGCGGCGCTCGCGCGTCAGCTTGCCGTCCACCACGACCTTGACCTTCCACTGCTCGCCGCCCGGCAGCTCGGCACCCGGGATGCCCATGCCGAGGTTGACCTCGCCCTTGACGTTGCGCGCGATCATCAGGACATGGCCGGTGTCGAAGCGGCCCTCGATGGCGCAATAGGCGAACTTGCCGTCGCGGTCGCGCGACGGGCCGCCCTCCCATCCGTCCTCAAGCTCGGCCGGGCCGGTCTTCTCGGTCGGATCGGCGGCGGCCGGAGCCGACGGCGCCGACGGAGCGACGGTGCGGGGCGCCGGCGCCGGTCCGGAGGATGGGGCGGGGTAATACATGGTCGGCGGGTTGACGGGGACCAGCTCCGCCACCTGCGCCCCATCGGCATGGGCGGCGGCGGCGCCCAGCAGAAGAAGGGAGGAGAGTGCAGCAGCGACGGCTTTGTCCAACATGGCAGAGGTAATCCTTACGGGCAGGGCGACGCCGGAAGCTAGCCCCGCCATTTGGGATCGGCAAGCGCAAGACGAGAAAGTCACGACAAAGATCCCGGCCTGTTGCCGCAATGCCGAATTGCGTCCGGCGCCACCCTGCGACCGCGGATCAGCCCCCCAGAAAGGCGTCGCGCAGCGCGTCGGCGGGAAGGCTTTCCACCGGCCCGTCATGCACCGCCCGGCCAAGATGCAGCAGGACGACGCGCCCGGCGGCGGACAGGGCGCGGGCGGCGCTCTGCTCGGCGACCAGCACCGTGGTTCCCGCGGCGGCGATGGCGCGGACGGCGGCGAAGACCTCCCCGGCCAGCTTGGGCGACAGGCCGAGCGACGGCTCGTCGAGCAGCAGGACGCGCGGGCGGCCCATCAGCGCGCGGCCCACCGCCAGCATCTGCTGCTGTCCGCCGGACAGCCGCCACGCCCGCTCCCCGGCCTTCCCCTCCAGCGCCGGGAACAGGGCGAAGACGCGCTCCAGGTCACTGGCGCGCTCGGTGCGGCCAAGCCAGCTCGCCACCTCCAGATTGTCGCGCACGCTCATGCCGGGGAAGACGCGCCGGCCTTCCGGCACATAGCCCAGGCCGCGGCGCACCCGCCGTTCCGGGGCCAGGGCGCCGATCTCCTCCCCGGCCAGCCAGACCCGCCCGCCGGTCGCCGGGACGAGGCCGAGGATGGCCTTCAGCAGCGTCGACTTGCCCGCCCCGTTGGCGCCGAGCAGGGCCACCGCTTCCCCCGCCGCCACGGACAGCGACAGGCGGTCCACCGCCACCGCCCCGCCATAGCCGGCGGTCAGCCCCTCGACCCGCAGCAGGGGCTCTCCCATCACGCCCCCTCCCCCAGATAGGCGGCGACCACGGCGGGGTCGGTGCGCACGCCCTCCGGCGGGCCGGCGTAGAGCGGACGCCCCTGGTCCAGGCACAGCACATGGCCGGCGAGCGGCAGCAGGAAGCCCATGTCGTGCTCCACCACCAGCAGCGCGGTGCCGGTGGCGGCGATGGCGCGCAGGTGACCGGCCAGTTCCGCCTTCTCCCCGTCGGTCAGCCCCGCCGCCGGTTCGTCGAGCAGCAGGACGGCCGGCTGGCGGGCCAGCGCGCGGGCCAGCTCCACCCGGCGGCGCAGCGCCGCCGGCAGGCCGGCGCAGGGCCTTGCAGCCAAGTCCGCCGCGCCCAGCCGCTCCAGCGCCCACAGGGCGTGGGCCTCGGCCTGGGCGATCGAGCCGTCGCGCTCCAGCCGCGCTGCGGCCACGGCGGCCAGGACGCTGGCGCCCTCCGGCAGGCTGACCGCCTGGAAGGTGCGGGCGATCCCGGCGCGGGCGATGCGGTCGGGCCTTTTCCCCGCCAGATCCGTCCCGCCCATCAGCACGCGCCCGCCGTCCGGCGCCTCAACGCCGGAGATCAGGTTGACCAACGTCGTCTTGCCGGAGCCGTTGGGGCCGATCAGCCCGGTGATGGTCCCGGCCTCCAGCGTCAGCGACACGCCGTCCACCGCCCGCACCCCGCCGAAGCCCTTGGTCAGCCCCTCCACCCGCAGCAGAGGACCCGTCGGGATGGCCGTTTCCGGCGGCGCTGCGGGCGTCGGCAAGGGGACTGGACGGGCCGGGAACAGCCGGTCGAGCAGCCCGGTCAGCCCATGCGGCGCCAACACGATGGTGGCGAGCAGAGCCACGCCGTAGACGATCAGATAGCTGCGCTCCAGGAAGCGGAACCACTCCGGCAGGTGGAGCAGCAGCACCGCCCCCAGGATCGCCCCGGCCACCCGCCCCCGCCCGCCGACCACGGCGATGGTCAGCACGGAGACCATGATCGGGAATTCCAGCACCTCCGGCGAGACGACGCGCTGGGTGTGCACGGCCAGCGCCCCGGCCGCCCCGGCATAGACGGCGCTCAGCGCGAAGGCGGCCAGCCGCAGCCCGCCGACGTCCAGACCCAGCGTGCCGGCGGCCAGCGGGTCGTCGCGCACCAGCGTCAGCGCCCGCCCCCAGCGCCCGCGTGCCAGCCTCCAGGCCAGCAGCCCGCCCAGCGCCACGAAGCCCCAGACCACCGCCGCCAGCGGCAGGCCGCGCGGCACCGCCCAGCCGAACAGGACGATTCCCGGCACCCCCGGCAGGCCGTTGGCGCCGCCGGTCAGACCGGGGCTGTTGACCGCCAGCAGATGGACGACCTGCGCGATGCCCAGCGTCGCCAGGGCGAAATAGTGTGACTCCAGCCTCAGCACCGGCAGCCCGACCAGCAGGGCCAGCAGCAGCGGCACCAGCAGCGACACCGGGAAGGTCGCCGCGAAGCCGAACCCCCACTGGCTGCCCAGGATGCCGGTGGCGTAGGCCCCGATCCCGAAGAAGGCGCCATGGGCCAGCGACAGCGCACCCCCCAGCCCGAACACGATCTGGAAGCCGATGGCGGCCAGCGCGTACACCCCCGCCACGGTCAGCACGCGCAGCCCGTACGGCGACGCGTACAGCAGAGCGTACGCCACCAGAACCGCAACCCCGATCCCCTCCCCCGCCCAGCGGGGGAGGGTCAGGGTGGGGGCCAGCGCCCGCCACTTGCGCACGCCCCTAAGCACGGCGCCGCGCCGCCTCGCCAAACAGCCCCTGCGGGCGGGCGACCAGGATGACCAGCAGCGTCGCATAGAGCAGCCCCAGCGCCACCGGATAGGACAGCACCGACGACACCCCCACCTCGAACAGAGCGATCAGCAGCGCGCCGGCCACTGCTCCGGGAACCGAGCCCCAGCCGCCGATGGTCACGGCGATGTAGGCCTTGAGGATCAGGTCGCCGCCCGCCGTGGGCGTGACGAAGTAGCGGTTGGCGAGCAGCAGCCCCGCCGCCCCGGCGAAGGCGGTGCCCAGCGCGAAGGTGACCAGGATCATCGCCGTCACCGGCACGCCGCAGGCCCGCGCCATCTCCGGGTCCTGGGCCGTGGCGCGCAGGCGGCGGCCAAGCTGGGTCCGCCCGAACAGCCACTGCTGCCCGGCGATCAGCAGCGCCGCCACGGCGATGATGGCCAGCGACTGCTCCGCCACCACCAGCCCGCCGATGTCGAGCGTCCCCCCGCTCAGCAGCGGCGGTGCCGCCCGCGGCTCCGGCCCGAACAGGACGGAAGCGCCGTTCTGCAGGATGATTCCCGCCGCGATGGTGCTGATGAAGACCGCCACCGGCGGGCGGCGGCGCAGCGGCAGATAGGCCGCCGCCGCCAGCAGAAGCCCCAGCCCGGCCATCAGCACCAGCACCACCGGCAGCAGGAGCAGCCCGGGCAGCGGCAGATAAGCCGGCAGATGCGGTGCCAGCGCCACGGCGAGCAGCCCGCCGGCCATCACGAGGTCGCCCTGCGCGAAATTCACCGCCGCGGTGGCGTTCAGCACCAGCACGAAGCCGAGCGCGACCAGCGCATAGGCCGCGCCCAGAGCCAGGCCGTTGACGAGGAGCTGCAGGGTGATCAAGACCCCCTCACCTCACCACGCCGGTCACGTTGTCGTACCGCTTGGCGATCGCCGGCACGCGCGAGGCGCCGTCGTAGCAGACGATCACGGCGGAATGCGCCATGTTGCCCTTGCCGTCCGACCGGTAGGTCATGGCGAGCCCCTGGTGGGTCCCGGCGGACAGCGCCTTGCGCACCGCCTCCGCGTTCCCCGCGCCGTCCTGCACCGCCGCCAGCACCATGCGGATGCCGTCATACTGGCCGAGCGCGAAGGCATCCGGCTCCGCGTTGAAGGCGGCGCGGTAGGCGGCGGTGAAGGCCTCCACCTCCGGGCTGCCGCCGGAGATCGGCGAGGCCGCCGTCTCGGCGCAGACGCCCTTCAGTTCGGCCGGTTCCAGAAGCGCCGCGGTGCTCGGCTGGTGCATGGCGGAGCCGGCGACGATCGGCACGGCCACCCCGTTGGCCGCCGCCTGCCGGATGAACAGGGCGGTCGGGCCGGAATGCAGGTGCAGCACCAGCACATCGGGCTTGGCCGCCAGCGCCTTGGTCAGGACGGGCAGCAGATCCTTGGCGGCGGGGTCCACCCCCTCCTCGAACACCGGCTCGACGCCGAGCTTTTTGAAGGCCTGCTCCAGATGGGCCTTGCCGCTCTGCCCGTAGGCGGTCGTCTGGTAGATCACCGCCGGACGCTTCTTGCCAAGCTCCTCCGCCACATAGCGGGCATGGGCCTCCTTGGTCACGGCGTCGCCGGGGAAGAAGCGGAAGACCCACGGGTTGCCCTGCTCGGTGATGCTCGCCGTGCCCGACACGGTGACCAGCGGAATGCCGTAGTCCTGGGCCAGCGGCAGCATCGCCAGCATCTGCGTGCCCAGCATGCTGGCCGCCACCGCCGTGACCTTGCCGCCCGCCGCGCGCTCCAGCGCCGTGACCGCGGCCTCCGGCGAGGTGCCGGTGTCGATGACCTCCGACCGCACCGCCACACCCGCGGGCGCGTCCTTCAGCGCCAGGACGGCGCCGTTGCGCTGGCTCGTGCCCTCCAGCGACAGGAAGCCGGTCAGCGGCACCAGCACCGGAATCGAGGCCTCGCCGGCCCGCGCCGCGCCCGGCGGGAGCGACGCCGCGAAGACCGCCGAAATAGCCGTTGCCGAGAGGATGGAAAGGAAGCGCCGCATCAATGTGTCTCCTCCTGCCCGGCGGGGAACCGCGCGAGGACGAGGAGGCCAGGGGAATGGCGGCGGCACAGCCTCGAACGCTTGGCTCCCTTCGCTGGCATGACCCAGATCAGGTTCGATGGGTGTGGTCTCAGCCCGCCTTGCGGCAGGCACCCCAGCCGTTCGTGTGCACAGTGTGAGCCCGGCGCCCGGCTGTCAAGCGGCGGCCCGGCGCCTTTTCACAATTTTGCAACGCAGCAGACACGAGAGAGTCGCGCTTCCCGTGGTTCCTTCCGCCGCTCCCGGCCCGCGCCGGACCGTCGCCCCACCAGGAAAGTCGTCACGAAGGATGCGGCCCACTCCGTCGCACAGCACTGTCACCCTGCACCCCTTCGCCACGCCGCAGGGCGGATGCGGGCTGCGCGCCGTCCTGTCGGGGCGGATCGACCACGCCGCCCTGCCCGGCCTGACGCCCCTGCTCCGCCGCGTCGCGGACGCGCGGGCCGTGACCCTGCGCGTCGATCTGGGGCGGGTGGAGTTCCTCGATTCCTGCGGCATCGGCATTCTGCTGGCGCTCCGCAACGCCGTGCTCGACCGCGGCGGCGCCATCGCCTTCGACAATCACCCGCCGCGGATCCGGCGCGTGCTGGAGCGCAGCCGGATCGTCGTCCTGACGGACGCTCCGCGCGTCATGGATGGTTGCCCGGCGCTTCCCGCCGCCGCCTGACCCGTCGTCAGCCGCCGCGGCGCCGCGTTTCCCGATAGAGGATGTAGAGCCCGCTGGCGATGATGATCCCCGCGCCCGCCAGCACGGTGGGGGTCGGCACGTCGCCGAAGACCAGGAAGCCGAGCAGGGTCGCCCAGATCATCCCCGTGTATTCGAAGGGCGCCACCACCGCGGCGCGGCCGAGGCGGAAGGCCTGGGTCATCAGCACCTGCGCCGCCCCGCCCAGCGTGCCGACCAGAAGCATCAGCCCGAGGTCGAACCCGCCCGGCTGCACCCAGTCGGGAATCGCCGCCACCCCGCTCACCACCGTCGTGGTCAGCAACAGATAGACGACGATGGCCGTGTTGCTCTCCGTCCGCGACAGGCCGCGCACCGCGATCATCGCCAGCGCGTAGAAGAAGGCCGCGGCCACGCCGACGACGATCGGCAGGAGCGGCGCGTCGGCCTCCGGTCGGGCCATCACCACCACCCCGCCGAAGCCGACCAGCACCGCCGCCCAGCGCCGCCAGCCCACCGGCTCGCCGAGCAGCGGCATCGACAGCGCCGTGATGAACAGCGGCCCGGCGAAGCTCAGCACATAGACCTCGGCCAGCGGCAGATGCTTGAAGGCGTAGAAGAAGCAGCCCATCGACAGCAGCCCGGCCAGCGAGCGGAAGACGTGGGCGAAGGGCCGCCGGGTGCGCATCCCGCCCCAGCCGCCGCGCGCCACCGAAATGCCGCCGACCAGGACAACCGCCACCACCGACCGCGCGAACATGAGCTGCGCCACCGGATACCCACCGCTCAGATACTTGATGAGCGTGTCCATGCCCGCGAACAGGAAGATGGCCAGCAGGAAGCAGCCGATGGCACGGCGGGTGTCATCCTTGCTTTCGGCGGGGGCAACGGCGGGCAGGGCGGCGGCTTGGGTCATGATTGCACAGTATATGAGCAACCCGAACCCTGCCCAATGCCGCAACCGCAGGTCTGGCCCGCGCCGCACCGCCCGGACGGGAGGCCGGCGTTTCACGCTTCGTGAATCGCCGGGCGGGCGTTTGGCGAAGCGAATCCGGCCTTTCGCGGATCGGCGCTGGCCCCGTCCGATGCTTTGGACAGTCTGGCGGGCGTCCCCATCACCGCAAGGGTCCGCCATGCTCCTGTCAAAGCCGATGCCCCAATCGCTCCGCATCCTCGTCGGCGTCTCGCCCTGGATCGCCTTCGGCGCTCTGCAGCCGGCGGGCCATCCGGCGGCCGCGCTGGCGGCGCTGCTGCTCAGCCTGACGCTCTGCGCGCACGACTGGCGAGGCGGTTCGCTGAAGGCGCCGGAACTGGTCGCCGCCGCGTTCTTCGCCGCGCTGCTCCTCAGCGGGCCGCTGGAACATATGGGGGTGGTCGTCCATCTCGCGCTGGCCGGCATGGCCTTCGCCTCGCTCGCGCTGGGCCGCCCCTTCACCCTGCCCTACGCCCGCGAGACGACGCCTCCCGGCCTGTGGCACCTGCCGCAGTTCGTCGCCGTCAACAAGGCGGTCACCGCGTTGTGGGGGATGGTCTTCCTGGCCGGGGCCGCCGGCTTCGCCGTCGCCACCGAGGTCGGCGTCGCCGCCTCCGCGCTCGCCACGCTGGCCGGTCTGCTGGCGAACCGCCGTCTGCCGGACTGGCTGGTCAACCGGGCCGTCGCCCACCGGCTGGCCGAGCGGGAGCCTCACCGCTGGCCGGCGCCCGCCGTCCTTGGACACAAGGATGGTGTCGTCGTCGTGGGCGCCGGCATCGGCGGGCTGACCGCGGCGGCCCTGCTGGCGGAGGCCGGAGTCCGCGTCACCGTCCTGGAGGCGCACGACCGTCCGGGCGGCTTTTGCTCCTCCTGGGACCGCAAGGTGCGGATGCGCGACGGGACCTTCGGGCGCTTCACCTTCGACGCCGGGGTGCACGACGTCAGCGGCACCCGTGCGGACGGTCCGGTCGGGCATCTGCTGCGCACGGTCGGCGTGGCGGACCGCGTGCGCTGGCAGCCGGTGAACCGCGGCATCGTCCGGGGCGGTGTTCTTCAGCCGCTGCCCGGCGACGCCGCGGGGCTGGGCGCCCTGATCGCGCGCGAGCATCCGGACAGCGCCGCAGGGGCCGCCGCCTTTCTGGAGGAGATGCGCGGGGTCTACCGCGACCTCTACCGCGGCTGCGCCGAGACCGGCCTGCCCCACATCCCGCGCAGCGTCGCGGCCATGCGCGCCTATCCGCTGGAGTGCCCGCAGGCCTTCCGCTGGCAGGACCGCGGCTTTCTGGAGATGCTGGAGCGTTACGTGCCCGACGCCGGGGCCCGCGCCCTGCTGTCCAGCCTGACCGGCTATCTGTCCGACCGGCCGGAACGGCTGGGCGTCACCCGGATGGCGCCGATCTTCGGTTATGTCTTCGACGGCGGCGCCTATCCGGAGGGCGGATCGCAGCGGCTGGCCGACGCGCTGGTCGAGTCCATCCGGGCAAAGGGCGGCGAGGTCCGGCTGCGCACCCCCGTCCGCCGCATCCTGGTCGAGGGTGGCAAGGCCGCCGGGGTCGAGACCATGGAGGGGGAGCGAATCGCCGCCGCCGCGGTGGTTTCCAACGCCGACGCCCGGCGGACCCTGCTGGAACTGGTGGGGGCGGAACACCTGCCCGCCGGTTGCGTGGAGCAAGGCCGGGCGCTGCGCCCTTCGACCTCCGCCTTCATGGTCACGTTGGCGCTGGACATCCGTCCGGACCTGCCGGCGATGACCTTTCTGCAAGAATCCGGTCTGGCGCTGGCCCTGCCCTCCGCCCATGACGCCACCTTGGCGCCGCCGGGCTGCGCGGCGCTGACGCTGATGCGGCTGGACCCGGTGGGCGATGCCTGGGACCGCTCCGCCCCTGACTACCGCGCCC
The window above is part of the Azospirillum sp. TSH58 genome. Proteins encoded here:
- a CDS encoding NAD(P)/FAD-dependent oxidoreductase; translated protein: MLLSKPMPQSLRILVGVSPWIAFGALQPAGHPAAALAALLLSLTLCAHDWRGGSLKAPELVAAAFFAALLLSGPLEHMGVVVHLALAGMAFASLALGRPFTLPYARETTPPGLWHLPQFVAVNKAVTALWGMVFLAGAAGFAVATEVGVAASALATLAGLLANRRLPDWLVNRAVAHRLAEREPHRWPAPAVLGHKDGVVVVGAGIGGLTAAALLAEAGVRVTVLEAHDRPGGFCSSWDRKVRMRDGTFGRFTFDAGVHDVSGTRADGPVGHLLRTVGVADRVRWQPVNRGIVRGGVLQPLPGDAAGLGALIAREHPDSAAGAAAFLEEMRGVYRDLYRGCAETGLPHIPRSVAAMRAYPLECPQAFRWQDRGFLEMLERYVPDAGARALLSSLTGYLSDRPERLGVTRMAPIFGYVFDGGAYPEGGSQRLADALVESIRAKGGEVRLRTPVRRILVEGGKAAGVETMEGERIAAAAVVSNADARRTLLELVGAEHLPAGCVEQGRALRPSTSAFMVTLALDIRPDLPAMTFLQESGLALALPSAHDATLAPPGCAALTLMRLDPVGDAWDRSAPDYRARKTREGDAMIAAAAAVIPDLERHILHRQEASAATFARYAHTTDGAIYGTDPALPAKSPLPGLLLAGGGVFPGPGVEACVISGRLAAEALVGPVRARRAEDGRRAA